The Rubricoccus marinus nucleotide sequence TGAAAGGGATCGCGGCCGATGAGTCCTCCAGGACGGTCACGCCAGAGGCCTCGAGAGCACGGATCACCCGCGGGCCGTCTAGCCACCAGTCGTGGTTGCCCAGAACGGCGAACACCCCGAGCCGCGCTTCCAATCCGGAAAGGATCTCGCCCGAGACCTCTGGCGACACGAACCGACCGCCGACCACACCCTGGATGACGAGGTCGCCTGCGATGAGGACGAGATCGGGACGGGCGTCGTTGGTCTCGCGGACGACGCGCGCGAGGCTTTTGGTGCCGTTCCACGGTGAGCCTGTGTGCAGGTCTGCAAGGACCGCAACGCGAAGGCCATCCAGTTCGGACGGCCAGCGCTCTAGTGTCAGCGCCGTCTCGCGCACGCGGAGCGAGGCGGGCTCGAACGCGAAGGCCCAGAGCGCGAGCACAGTCAGCAGCGCAAACACGCCTCTCGCGACGAGACGCCAGCGGCGCTTTGAACGCGACGGACTATGCAAAGGCATCAAGGTCCGCCAGGATCTGCTCGTGCAAGGCCTCTGGCGAGAGCGTGCCGTCGAGCACAACGATGCGCTTAGGTTGCCGGGCGGCAAGGGCGAGGTATGCCATGCGCACGCGCTGGTAGAACGCGTCGCCAGAGGCTTCCATCCGGTCCGCCTGCTCTCCGGCGCGGCGCCTGGAGGCCACCGCCAGAGGCACGTCTATACAATAGGTGCGCGCGGGCGCGAGGCCACCGGTCACGAACCCGTGGAAAGCGTCGAGCCACGCTTCATCCGCCAGGCCGCGGCCGCCACCTTGGTAGGCCGTCGTCGAGTCGTAAAACCGGTCCGCGATCACGGTCTCGCCAGAGGCGAGCGCGGGGCGGATCACCTCTTCTACGAGCTGTGCGCGAGCGGCGGAGAACAAGAGGAGTTCGGCGCGGTCTGCGATGGCGAGCGCAGGATCGAGCAGGAGCGTGCGGACGCGCTCGGGCAGATCCGCGCCCCCGGGCTCGCGTACGCGGCGCACCTGCTGGCCTCTGGCGGCGAGCGCATCGGCTAGAAGCCGTGCTTGCGTGCTTTTTCCGGAACCGTCAATGCCTTCGAACGAGATCAGCACGTGAGCAATGGAAAGCCAAGGAGTTGCGTTTGTGGAACCTCCGCGAGCGGGGCCGTAAGAGGCCTCGAAACCCGCTGCAGCACCCTCGTGGGCATTGCCTCAGGGACACGGCGCCGCCTATACTAGCGCACGCCGACCACCCGGGCATCGGCCCGGATCCCCGCACCAGCCGACGCGCATGTTCGACTACGACGACTTCGACGAGCCCATCGGAGAGGACGGCCTTCAGGATCTCGTTGAGGCGTACGAGCGCTCGCTTTCTGGCGAGGCGCCGTCGTACTTCGACAGCGATGCACTGGAGGGGGTAGCGACGTATTACTTCGAGGCCGGACGCTTCGAGGACGCGCTTGGCGTCGTGGACCACCAGCTTGGGCAGGGCGCGCCGTCTTCGGATACGTGGATGCGGCGTGGCGTTCTGCTCAATCACCTGGAGCGCCACGACGAGGCGCTGGACGCGTACGACCAGTCGCTCGCGCTCAACCCGATCGATACGGAAACGCTGATCAACCGGGGCATCACGCTGGACACGCTCGGCCGCGCCGACGAAGCGCTGGACGACTACGACCGCGCGCTGGACATCGACCCGATGATGGGCGACGCTCACTTCAACCGCGGCATCGCGTTCGAGAAGATGAGCCAGTTCGAGTTGGCCGCCGAGGCCCTCGAAACGTGCGCCGACCGCGACCCGGAGCACCCCGAGGTGTGGTACGAACTGGGGTACTGCTACGACCAGTTGGACCGCTTGGAGGACGC carries:
- a CDS encoding metallophosphoesterase — its product is MFALLTVLALWAFAFEPASLRVRETALTLERWPSELDGLRVAVLADLHTGSPWNGTKSLARVVRETNDARPDLVLIAGDLVIQGVVGGRFVSPEVSGEILSGLEARLGVFAVLGNHDWWLDGPRVIRALEASGVTVLEDSSAAIPFRGDTLWLAGVSDYWEAPHDIGRALSAVPPTSAPLVFTHNPDVFPEMPRRVALTIAGHTHGGQVALPGVGRPIVPSVYGERYASGHVREYGRDLFVSTGVGTSILPVRFRVPPEVHVLTLRSPPR
- the tmk gene encoding dTMP kinase; protein product: MLISFEGIDGSGKSTQARLLADALAARGQQVRRVREPGGADLPERVRTLLLDPALAIADRAELLLFSAARAQLVEEVIRPALASGETVIADRFYDSTTAYQGGGRGLADEAWLDAFHGFVTGGLAPARTYCIDVPLAVASRRRAGEQADRMEASGDAFYQRVRMAYLALAARQPKRIVVLDGTLSPEALHEQILADLDAFA